A single Paenibacillus sp. FSL R5-0517 DNA region contains:
- a CDS encoding beta-glucoside-specific PTS transporter subunit IIABC, which produces MSQEKLAKEIVELVGGEKNVESLVHCATRLRFVLKDDAKADKAKLEKTEGIIAVKENGGQFQVVVGNKVPEVYNAIGQISNILDDSSNKEKPGKKAKGIGGIIDIISSIFAPLLGVMAGAGILKGLLLIASNIGWLETTETTYTILYAAADSLFYFLPLLLAVTTARKFQGNMFVAMTIAGALIYPSIVTLKAEGTPTDFFGIPVILMNYSSTVIPIILAVIVMSKLEKFFNKTLHDSVKNFVTPLFLLVIMVPLTLLVFGPFGVYVGNAIAAGLVAAFGFSPLLAGAVMGASWQLLVIFGIHWGLIPVFINNVAVYGQDGVKPAATASIFAQTGAAFGVMLKTKNKKLKTLAGSSTLTALFGITEPAIYGVTLPLKRPFIAGVIGGAVGGAIIGQAGTLAFASGAPGLLTLPIFYGPGGQGFPGLILGIVVSFVVSAVLTYIMGFKDPVEEEETKSDSTSSAQQPVRTMNASDEEVFSPIQGTIVELSEVPDPAFASGAMGKGIAIEPAVGRVVAPFDGTVTVAFKKKHALAVVSDTGAEILVHVGVDTVKLDGQHFVSHIKEGDRVQAGDLLLEFDIAQIKAAGYHTVTPIIVTNSANYEEVILQATGQVDTQDLLLLLKLNSGKGEE; this is translated from the coding sequence ATGAGTCAAGAGAAACTGGCCAAAGAGATCGTAGAACTCGTCGGCGGTGAGAAAAATGTGGAGTCGCTTGTTCATTGTGCAACACGGTTACGGTTTGTATTGAAGGACGACGCCAAGGCAGACAAGGCCAAGCTGGAGAAAACAGAAGGTATCATCGCAGTCAAAGAAAATGGAGGACAGTTTCAGGTTGTTGTTGGTAACAAGGTGCCTGAAGTCTATAATGCCATTGGACAGATCAGCAACATTCTGGATGATTCGTCGAACAAAGAAAAACCGGGCAAAAAAGCCAAGGGGATTGGCGGTATCATTGATATCATTTCCAGCATCTTTGCTCCACTTCTGGGAGTTATGGCGGGAGCCGGTATTCTAAAAGGGTTATTGTTGATTGCAAGTAATATCGGATGGCTGGAAACGACAGAAACAACTTATACGATCCTGTATGCAGCAGCAGATAGTCTCTTCTACTTCCTGCCTCTGTTGTTAGCGGTTACAACAGCGCGTAAATTCCAGGGTAATATGTTTGTAGCGATGACGATTGCGGGAGCACTGATCTATCCATCCATCGTCACGTTGAAAGCAGAGGGAACACCAACGGATTTCTTCGGTATCCCTGTCATTCTGATGAACTATTCATCTACGGTTATTCCTATCATTTTAGCTGTCATTGTCATGAGCAAGTTGGAGAAGTTCTTTAATAAGACACTTCACGATAGTGTGAAAAACTTTGTTACACCGTTATTTTTGCTAGTGATTATGGTACCTCTGACACTGTTGGTATTCGGACCATTTGGTGTATACGTTGGTAATGCAATTGCAGCCGGACTCGTTGCTGCATTTGGATTCAGTCCATTGCTTGCGGGAGCCGTTATGGGTGCAAGCTGGCAGTTGCTCGTTATCTTCGGAATACACTGGGGTCTTATTCCGGTATTTATCAACAACGTTGCAGTGTATGGACAGGATGGCGTTAAACCGGCTGCGACAGCTTCGATCTTTGCTCAAACGGGCGCGGCTTTTGGGGTTATGCTGAAAACCAAGAACAAAAAACTGAAAACGCTGGCTGGATCATCCACATTGACCGCATTATTCGGTATCACTGAACCGGCTATCTATGGGGTAACATTACCACTGAAACGTCCGTTCATTGCTGGAGTAATCGGTGGTGCGGTTGGTGGAGCGATCATTGGTCAAGCGGGCACTTTGGCATTCGCGTCTGGTGCACCGGGATTGCTGACTTTGCCAATCTTCTACGGACCAGGTGGGCAAGGCTTCCCAGGATTGATTTTGGGTATCGTAGTATCCTTTGTGGTTTCGGCTGTACTGACGTACATCATGGGCTTCAAAGATCCGGTTGAAGAAGAAGAAACAAAGTCCGATTCTACGTCATCTGCTCAGCAACCTGTCCGTACAATGAATGCTTCAGACGAAGAAGTATTTAGTCCAATTCAGGGAACGATTGTGGAATTATCGGAAGTTCCAGATCCGGCATTTGCCTCGGGAGCAATGGGTAAAGGGATTGCGATTGAGCCAGCTGTGGGCAGAGTGGTAGCGCCATTCGACGGTACAGTTACTGTTGCATTCAAGAAAAAACATGCCTTGGCTGTAGTATCTGACACCGGTGCAGAAATATTGGTTCATGTAGGTGTAGATACGGTCAAGCTGGACGGACAGCATTTTGTCTCCCATATCAAAGAAGGGGATCGGGTTCAAGCGGGAGACCTGCTGCTAGAATTCGATATTGCGCAGATTAAGGCGGCTGGTTATCATACGGTGACACCTATTATCGTAACGAATTCCGCCAACTATGAGGAAGTTATTCTGCAGGCAACAGGTCAGGTTGATACCCAGGACCTTCTACTTCTATTGAAGTTGAACAGTGGAAAGGGAGAGGAATAA
- a CDS encoding GNAT family N-acetyltransferase, whose product MKQTISSDELIIDCKDIYLREYRLEDLEKLQEITWQPEVYEMLPGWNATIENRTLWLTEYEIPENQRFKQAALAGGDIGDLYLRMAIVLKENDEFIGWCCSGTKDELPAPNREIMYGISKHFRNRGYTTQAVKGMTQYLFEHTNVEILNAIALITNQASNKVIQKCNFERLNLIEIENEPYHHYQLCKHEGHF is encoded by the coding sequence ATGAAACAAACCATTTCAAGTGATGAATTAATCATTGATTGCAAGGATATTTATTTGCGCGAGTATCGACTTGAGGACTTAGAGAAACTGCAAGAAATTACGTGGCAACCTGAGGTGTATGAAATGTTACCCGGATGGAACGCTACGATTGAAAACAGGACCCTGTGGCTCACCGAATATGAAATCCCTGAGAATCAGCGTTTTAAACAAGCAGCATTGGCGGGAGGGGATATTGGAGATTTATACTTACGTATGGCTATCGTACTGAAAGAGAATGATGAGTTCATAGGATGGTGCTGCTCAGGGACCAAGGACGAACTGCCAGCACCCAATCGGGAGATTATGTACGGTATTTCGAAACACTTCAGGAATCGTGGCTATACAACGCAGGCAGTAAAAGGGATGACACAGTATTTGTTTGAACATACCAACGTTGAAATATTAAATGCCATCGCTTTGATTACCAATCAAGCATCCAATAAGGTGATACAGAAATGTAATTTTGAAAGGTTAAATTTGATCGAGATCGAGAATGAACCTTATCACCATTATCAACTGTGTAAGCATGAAGGTCATTTTTGA
- a CDS encoding GNAT family protein, with protein MECAVELPPTHGEAKNFTENFSDFSLTKGRIMFTIVNMDGENVGGVNLNSIDERNGTFSIGIQIDRDHRGKGYGTRAVRILLNYAFFERRLNKFNDSVLEGNEPSAAMMRKLGCIQEGVRRQVIYTDGKYQDLILFGLTKDEFVEKEGLV; from the coding sequence TTGGAGTGTGCAGTAGAATTACCTCCAACTCATGGTGAGGCTAAGAATTTCACGGAAAACTTCTCTGATTTTTCTTTAACCAAAGGACGGATCATGTTTACCATTGTAAATATGGATGGTGAGAATGTCGGAGGTGTGAACCTGAACAGCATTGATGAGAGAAACGGTACCTTTAGCATTGGCATTCAAATTGACAGGGATCATCGAGGAAAAGGATACGGAACCAGAGCTGTTCGCATTTTGCTGAACTATGCCTTCTTCGAGCGCAGGCTCAACAAATTCAATGACTCTGTACTCGAAGGAAATGAACCTTCTGCAGCCATGATGAGAAAACTTGGATGTATTCAGGAAGGTGTGCGTCGCCAAGTGATCTATACGGATGGAAAATACCAGGATCTAATTCTCTTTGGATTAACCAAAGACGAGTTTGTGGAAAAAGAGGGGCTTGTTTGA
- a CDS encoding biotin transporter BioY, translating into MKLSLRGIVFSALMAAILVLFGYISIPIGFSPVPITLQTLAVMLAGGLLGPLYGFLSIALVVVLTALGFPLLHGTGGLAVLLGPTGGYVVIWPFSALLIGLFLSKVRIQGFKGFIFAFIIIELFGSLLNYVSGVPWLAYAYKMSLPEAMIQGFYPYIIGDLIKAVFATIIIAPVRMVFPPQRLTGNMHSTVVKIDS; encoded by the coding sequence ATGAAATTATCTTTGCGAGGCATTGTATTCAGCGCCCTTATGGCCGCAATATTAGTACTTTTTGGTTACATAAGCATTCCTATTGGCTTTTCCCCAGTACCCATAACATTACAAACCTTGGCTGTTATGCTGGCCGGAGGGTTACTTGGTCCGTTGTATGGGTTCTTAAGTATTGCTCTCGTTGTTGTGCTGACAGCACTAGGCTTCCCACTTCTACATGGAACTGGTGGTCTTGCTGTTCTCTTAGGTCCGACCGGGGGATATGTTGTAATCTGGCCCTTTTCCGCACTCCTGATCGGTTTGTTCCTCTCCAAAGTGAGAATCCAAGGGTTTAAAGGTTTTATTTTTGCGTTTATCATCATTGAATTATTTGGTTCACTATTAAATTATGTCTCAGGCGTTCCCTGGCTGGCTTATGCATACAAAATGTCCTTGCCCGAGGCCATGATTCAAGGATTCTATCCTTACATTATTGGTGATCTGATCAAAGCGGTATTTGCCACGATCATCATCGCACCCGTACGCATGGTATTTCCACCTCAACGTCTTACAGGTAACATGCATTCAACGGTTGTAAAAATCGATTCTTAA
- a CDS encoding PRD domain-containing protein produces MKIAKVINNNVISIYQADGAELVVMGRGIAFKKKPGDKVDETRIQKVFALKNKQTSDNFKMLLREVPMELIEIVEEIITYARENLGRKLNENIYVSLTDHINFAIERYREGVEIKNALMWEIKQLYKPEFELGLKTLEQINTRMNIELPPDEAAFIALHIVNAEMNEEVITTMNITKFIQQIINIAKYHFKMEFDEDSLSYFRFITHLKFFSQRVLSGTHYDNNYDHFYDMIKEKHPDAAACAEKIELFVKKEYNHELTNEEKLYLTVHIERVVNR; encoded by the coding sequence GTGAAAATAGCAAAGGTTATCAACAATAACGTCATTAGCATCTATCAGGCGGATGGAGCAGAGCTTGTGGTGATGGGACGTGGGATTGCCTTTAAGAAAAAGCCGGGGGATAAAGTAGACGAGACCCGCATCCAAAAAGTATTTGCATTGAAAAACAAACAGACATCCGATAATTTCAAAATGCTGCTGCGTGAAGTTCCGATGGAACTGATTGAAATTGTGGAAGAGATCATCACGTATGCGCGTGAGAATCTCGGCCGAAAGCTCAATGAGAACATCTATGTGTCCCTTACGGACCATATTAACTTCGCCATCGAACGTTATCGGGAAGGCGTGGAGATCAAGAACGCATTAATGTGGGAGATCAAGCAGTTGTACAAGCCTGAATTCGAGCTGGGTCTGAAGACACTGGAACAGATCAACACTCGCATGAATATTGAACTTCCACCAGATGAAGCCGCGTTTATTGCCCTTCATATTGTCAACGCAGAGATGAACGAAGAAGTCATTACAACGATGAACATTACGAAGTTTATTCAGCAAATTATTAATATAGCGAAATATCATTTCAAAATGGAATTTGATGAGGATTCTCTCAGTTATTTTCGCTTTATTACACATTTGAAGTTTTTCTCTCAGCGAGTGCTCAGTGGTACGCATTACGACAACAACTATGATCATTTCTATGACATGATTAAGGAGAAGCATCCTGATGCCGCAGCGTGTGCGGAGAAGATTGAGTTGTTTGTCAAAAAAGAGTACAACCATGAGCTGACCAATGAAGAAAAGTTGTATCTGACAGTTCATATCGAACGAGTGGTTAATCGATAA
- a CDS encoding ATP-binding cassette domain-containing protein: protein MQGNLPIITLEDIRVHYASEDGQVRKALDGISLTLHQGEWISIVGANGSGKSTLAGLLIGFIPLSGGVRIIPEALTVRGVLQQPDTQVLGDTIEEEFHYALSPLMITVEEQLELRQDVLHTVGLQYAPDMAISQLSGGQKQLLNIAVALVSRPDVLILDEPTAMLDPGARDRIETIAQKITQRGTTVIWITHHLEEATLCDRIIAMDRGRCVYDGKPESFFYEKEMTEKAILNKEQLSPCERLGLDPPFTVKTALLLKHKKGIRPEAMPLRPEQLAKEVARWRSN from the coding sequence ATGCAAGGCAACCTGCCCATAATTACATTAGAAGATATCCGAGTGCATTATGCTTCCGAGGATGGTCAAGTAAGGAAAGCGCTGGACGGTATCTCGCTTACGCTGCATCAAGGAGAATGGATTAGTATTGTAGGGGCGAATGGCAGTGGGAAAAGTACGCTCGCCGGGCTACTCATTGGATTCATTCCATTATCGGGAGGGGTACGGATTATCCCGGAGGCACTAACCGTCCGAGGTGTATTGCAGCAACCGGATACCCAGGTATTGGGGGACACGATTGAAGAGGAATTCCATTATGCATTGTCACCATTAATGATTACTGTAGAAGAACAATTGGAGCTCAGGCAGGACGTATTACATACCGTAGGACTTCAATATGCACCGGATATGGCCATCTCACAGTTATCGGGTGGACAGAAACAACTGCTCAACATTGCTGTAGCGCTCGTGTCCAGACCGGATGTATTGATTCTGGATGAACCAACAGCCATGCTTGATCCCGGAGCAAGAGACCGTATTGAGACCATAGCTCAGAAGATCACCCAGCGGGGGACAACGGTAATCTGGATTACGCATCATCTGGAAGAAGCGACCTTGTGTGATCGGATTATTGCTATGGACCGAGGGCGTTGTGTGTACGATGGAAAGCCCGAGTCCTTTTTCTATGAAAAAGAGATGACTGAGAAGGCTATTTTGAATAAAGAGCAGCTATCTCCCTGTGAAAGATTAGGGTTGGATCCTCCGTTCACTGTGAAGACTGCGTTATTGCTCAAGCACAAAAAAGGCATCAGGCCAGAAGCCATGCCACTGAGGCCTGAACAATTGGCTAAGGAGGTCGCACGTTGGAGATCGAATTAA
- a CDS encoding S8 family serine peptidase encodes MDKAIPDPTWKRLGFAEQPDFHTSGLGVGIVIIDSIKPHHLVHHLNTRIKCVTVHENMTVTMRDISSMNREEDNRKGEHGLMSVLALAHEPILLEGQIHVGIAPAATFIVLDHGAFTTGEGERLKKGMEWILEHGLEWNIKIILSTGWQALDNEVYLKNTSENSTVKALATAVQQGILVICSNGNTRLNNIMPPIQYLAVGGYVDRGKADRSLHVPFPDEPYGRNGDGHFRPDILAPRLDLTIPFCEIEESTRRVSFYGGTSGAAALVAGVAAHLFSRFPTLSSEMLRHLLVEHGEPLEGDDNLAPRINVENTIRYMDRADKPSYITKTLPMVSIKNQNPYNTIHSMDDIERALSLTVLVERGGLSREELWSFTKDSSAIVRKIAVSTLGQPMNERERKLYWMYLMNETEGGVRGWYMHGLLQNAPKEEIHKWINWSTDINWSVRWCVSEYLAQYPECFPQLEKNQDPDAIHIKALPLRQWFTTLFL; translated from the coding sequence GTGGATAAAGCGATACCCGATCCGACATGGAAAAGGTTAGGTTTTGCTGAACAGCCTGATTTTCATACTTCTGGTCTGGGTGTGGGGATTGTAATTATCGATTCAATTAAACCGCATCATCTCGTACATCACTTAAATACACGAATTAAATGTGTTACCGTACATGAAAATATGACTGTCACTATGCGAGACATTTCATCTATGAACAGGGAGGAGGATAATCGGAAAGGCGAGCATGGCCTTATGAGTGTATTAGCTTTGGCTCATGAACCTATTCTATTAGAGGGACAGATTCATGTCGGGATTGCACCAGCAGCAACATTTATCGTTTTAGATCATGGGGCATTTACAACTGGAGAAGGAGAACGTCTGAAAAAAGGAATGGAATGGATTCTTGAACATGGGCTCGAATGGAATATAAAAATTATTTTAAGCACTGGTTGGCAGGCATTAGATAATGAAGTTTATCTTAAAAATACGAGTGAAAACTCAACGGTTAAAGCATTGGCGACAGCTGTGCAACAGGGCATTTTGGTTATTTGTTCGAATGGGAATACACGTTTAAATAACATCATGCCTCCAATACAGTATTTAGCAGTAGGGGGCTACGTGGATCGTGGAAAGGCTGATCGTTCATTACACGTTCCTTTCCCTGATGAACCTTATGGCAGAAATGGAGATGGTCATTTTAGACCAGATATATTAGCACCCAGACTAGACCTTACGATCCCCTTTTGTGAAATTGAAGAATCTACTCGGCGTGTATCTTTTTATGGGGGCACATCTGGAGCGGCTGCCCTTGTTGCTGGTGTTGCGGCTCATCTATTCTCCCGATTTCCGACTTTAAGTTCTGAGATGCTAAGACACTTATTAGTCGAGCATGGAGAACCACTGGAGGGTGATGATAACCTGGCTCCTCGAATTAACGTTGAGAATACAATTCGTTATATGGACAGGGCAGATAAGCCAAGCTACATAACAAAAACTTTACCCATGGTAAGTATAAAAAATCAAAATCCCTATAACACAATTCATTCAATGGATGATATCGAAAGAGCGCTCTCTTTAACAGTTTTAGTGGAGAGGGGAGGATTATCACGTGAAGAGTTGTGGAGCTTCACTAAGGATTCATCCGCTATTGTTCGTAAAATTGCAGTATCGACCCTCGGCCAACCGATGAACGAACGAGAGCGAAAGTTGTATTGGATGTATTTAATGAATGAAACAGAAGGGGGAGTGCGTGGATGGTATATGCATGGATTATTGCAAAATGCTCCAAAGGAGGAAATACATAAATGGATAAATTGGTCAACAGATATTAACTGGTCGGTTCGATGGTGTGTTAGCGAATATTTGGCTCAATATCCAGAGTGTTTTCCCCAACTGGAAAAAAACCAAGATCCTGACGCTATACATATCAAGGCATTGCCTTTAAGGCAATGGTTCACGACTCTATTTCTATAA
- a CDS encoding ATP-binding cassette domain-containing protein: MEIELTNIRIEASESSKRALLEDINIQLNSGEITLLLGCTGSGKTTLLQTLAGLRPPDAGSITLDGTPFWKEGKVPKSILLQMGLLFQFPEQQLFARSIQREFAYSLRSYRYSEKQQQEQITKALNQWDPPVSLELERRFHLDRSPFALSGGEKRRLGLALGMVTNPHWLLLDEPSAGLEAQSVVLLLDALEQHRQAGGGGVVATHDLDTFLPCADRVLLLQEGRLIADLTPRELHDRPELLEQTGIGLPPSMRLAQQMRAAGLDLPSIAMTPEEMAESIIQSTFVEVGVQNEGKVASGPATNLAERETTENMKVHDPKLLPNTWTPSGGLYGVMDPRLKWILYILLVTAAMLQHRWLGLTLTLVPVVTALVGLPRQTLAGCMKLMKPLLFFFIISTALSGTTLSTEGGGLHFGFSLMQAEGTLLNVYRLFIVTLASLWFSLTTPYGRMVEGLNWVLGIGKKIRLPVASFALAVSLIFRFIPMIWSEWQRFSLIVRARGKVALRPNTVRIRDLGPMVIPLLMALFQRAEDMTIAMEMRKVREHSMLGTRSSLLVWSKRDTWISMAGLIGFVLLVWIGQL; this comes from the coding sequence TTGGAGATCGAATTAACCAATATACGTATAGAAGCATCGGAATCGAGCAAGCGTGCACTGCTTGAAGATATAAATATTCAGTTGAACAGTGGGGAAATCACGTTGCTGTTGGGCTGTACGGGTTCAGGAAAAACGACTTTACTACAGACGTTGGCTGGTCTGAGACCTCCCGATGCAGGCAGTATCACATTGGATGGTACACCTTTCTGGAAAGAAGGAAAAGTGCCGAAGTCCATTTTATTGCAAATGGGACTATTGTTTCAATTTCCGGAACAACAACTGTTTGCCAGAAGTATTCAGCGTGAATTCGCATATTCTCTGCGTTCCTATCGATATTCAGAGAAACAACAACAAGAGCAGATCACAAAAGCTCTGAATCAGTGGGATCCGCCGGTATCCCTGGAGTTGGAACGACGTTTTCATCTGGACAGGTCGCCATTTGCCCTAAGTGGGGGAGAGAAGCGCAGACTAGGTCTTGCTCTCGGAATGGTGACCAACCCACATTGGCTTCTGCTGGATGAGCCGAGCGCTGGTTTGGAAGCGCAAAGTGTCGTGCTTTTGCTGGATGCATTGGAGCAACATCGTCAGGCAGGTGGTGGGGGCGTGGTAGCAACACATGATTTGGATACATTCTTGCCTTGTGCGGATCGGGTATTGTTATTGCAGGAAGGTCGCCTAATCGCCGATCTTACGCCGCGAGAACTTCACGATAGGCCTGAATTGCTGGAGCAGACAGGGATCGGACTGCCACCTTCGATGCGACTAGCACAGCAGATGAGGGCTGCGGGTCTTGATCTACCTTCTATCGCGATGACACCAGAAGAGATGGCTGAAAGTATTATTCAGTCTACGTTCGTTGAGGTGGGCGTTCAGAACGAAGGGAAAGTGGCATCCGGACCAGCGACTAACCTGGCAGAGAGAGAGACAACGGAGAACATGAAAGTGCACGATCCGAAGCTTCTTCCGAACACATGGACTCCTTCAGGCGGATTATATGGTGTTATGGACCCGCGTTTGAAATGGATTTTATATATTTTGCTGGTCACCGCCGCGATGCTTCAACATCGATGGCTGGGATTGACATTAACACTGGTGCCGGTAGTGACAGCACTTGTCGGGCTCCCGCGTCAGACTTTGGCTGGATGTATGAAGTTAATGAAGCCATTGTTATTCTTTTTCATCATATCGACAGCGCTATCGGGGACAACCCTTTCAACAGAGGGAGGAGGTCTGCACTTTGGCTTTTCCCTGATGCAGGCAGAGGGCACTTTGCTGAATGTGTATCGTTTGTTTATTGTCACGTTGGCAAGTTTATGGTTTTCACTAACGACACCATATGGGCGAATGGTAGAAGGACTGAATTGGGTACTCGGTATCGGTAAAAAGATCAGACTGCCCGTAGCCTCGTTTGCTCTTGCTGTATCGTTAATCTTTCGATTTATCCCGATGATCTGGAGTGAATGGCAGCGATTCTCACTGATTGTACGGGCACGTGGAAAGGTCGCTTTAAGACCAAATACCGTACGGATTCGTGATTTGGGTCCGATGGTAATTCCCTTGTTAATGGCACTGTTCCAACGTGCAGAGGATATGACGATTGCGATGGAAATGCGTAAAGTTAGAGAGCACTCTATGCTTGGAACGCGCTCTTCGTTATTGGTGTGGTCCAAGCGTGATACCTGGATTAGCATGGCAGGCCTCATTGGTTTTGTACTATTAGTATGGATTGGCCAATTGTGA
- the abc-f gene encoding ABC-F type ribosomal protection protein, translating into MEKICFELVQVEMTYMDKAVLNIERLAVHQLDRIGVVGGNGQGKSTLLKLIAGQIQPTAGKVKRYAEFGYMEQVEPPQPNENLEVDGALLSKLAIPQHDKSWSGGEQTRLKLAQLFTHYHEVLLLDEPTTHLDQEGITFLLDELRYYYGAIVLISHDRAVLDELVTTIWEIHQGEVHVYTGNYSDYQEQKRLEREQQHLAHEQFSKEKRRLELAAQEKMKKAEKITQAGNMSKKESKAKANRMFETKSKGTSQKAVHRAAKAIQQRMQQLQEVSAVQEDRPIIFRQPKTLELHNRFPIMADRLTLEVGGNILLEDASFQIPLKQKIAITGTNGSGKSTLLNHVFRAGDGITMSPKAKIGYFQQMSYRFTMKDTVLQFLKNRSEYEESELRSALHAMQFTGNDLLKNVGTLSGGEAIRLQLCYLFLGQYNILLLDEPTNFLDMHALEALERFIKAYEGTILYVSHDQRFVENTADQQFQIAERQLIRVNI; encoded by the coding sequence ATGGAAAAGATATGTTTTGAATTAGTGCAGGTTGAAATGACCTATATGGATAAAGCAGTTCTGAACATTGAGCGACTGGCCGTGCATCAACTGGATCGCATCGGTGTAGTGGGTGGTAATGGTCAGGGTAAAAGTACATTATTGAAACTCATTGCGGGACAGATCCAGCCAACAGCCGGAAAGGTAAAACGTTACGCAGAGTTTGGTTACATGGAACAAGTAGAACCACCCCAGCCAAACGAAAATCTGGAGGTTGACGGGGCTTTACTCAGCAAATTGGCGATTCCTCAACATGATAAATCATGGAGTGGCGGAGAACAGACCCGTTTGAAACTGGCTCAATTGTTCACTCATTACCATGAAGTATTATTACTGGATGAACCCACAACCCATCTGGACCAAGAGGGCATTACATTTTTACTGGATGAATTGCGGTATTACTATGGGGCAATCGTGCTGATCAGTCATGACCGTGCGGTTCTGGATGAACTGGTGACCACGATCTGGGAAATTCATCAGGGAGAAGTCCACGTATATACCGGTAACTATAGTGATTATCAGGAACAGAAGAGGCTGGAGCGTGAACAGCAACACCTGGCCCATGAACAATTCTCCAAAGAGAAAAGAAGATTGGAGCTGGCCGCCCAGGAAAAGATGAAGAAAGCCGAGAAAATAACGCAGGCTGGAAACATGTCCAAAAAAGAATCCAAGGCAAAAGCAAACCGCATGTTTGAGACCAAATCCAAAGGTACCAGTCAAAAAGCAGTGCATCGTGCTGCTAAAGCGATTCAACAACGCATGCAACAACTTCAAGAGGTGAGTGCGGTGCAGGAGGATCGACCGATTATCTTCCGTCAGCCGAAGACATTGGAGTTACACAACCGATTTCCAATTATGGCAGATCGCCTTACACTTGAAGTGGGTGGAAACATATTATTGGAGGATGCAAGTTTTCAAATTCCGTTAAAACAAAAAATAGCGATAACCGGAACCAATGGCAGCGGGAAAAGCACATTGCTTAACCATGTTTTCCGTGCTGGAGATGGAATCACGATGTCTCCAAAAGCAAAGATCGGTTATTTTCAGCAAATGAGCTATCGTTTCACGATGAAAGATACTGTATTACAATTTCTGAAAAATCGTTCGGAATATGAGGAATCAGAGCTTAGAAGTGCGTTGCACGCGATGCAGTTTACAGGGAATGACTTGCTCAAGAATGTGGGAACATTAAGTGGAGGAGAAGCGATTCGTCTTCAATTATGTTATTTGTTTCTTGGGCAATATAACATTCTATTGTTGGATGAGCCGACGAATTTTCTTGATATGCATGCCTTGGAAGCGTTGGAGCGTTTTATCAAGGCGTATGAAGGAACGATTCTCTATGTATCTCATGACCAGAGGTTTGTTGAAAATACAGCGGATCAACAATTTCAGATTGCGGAGCGTCAATTAATTCGGGTGAATATATAA
- a CDS encoding MerR family transcriptional regulator, with translation MLTIGEVAKKVDISIGAIRFYERKGLLKPAARNEQNNRLYLEDDLNWLVFIKCLRETGMSVEDIKKYYDQVNEGTSTLKERTRLIEDQKQKLLNDIEEKKAQLVHLDHKLERYYRGENF, from the coding sequence ATGTTAACGATTGGAGAAGTAGCCAAAAAAGTTGATATCTCGATTGGAGCGATCCGCTTTTATGAAAGAAAGGGACTGCTGAAACCCGCTGCACGAAATGAGCAGAATAACCGCCTTTATTTGGAGGATGATCTGAACTGGCTGGTTTTTATCAAATGCCTTCGTGAAACGGGGATGAGTGTGGAAGACATCAAAAAGTATTATGATCAGGTCAATGAAGGAACCTCCACGTTGAAAGAAAGAACCAGGCTAATTGAGGATCAAAAGCAAAAGTTGCTGAATGATATCGAGGAAAAAAAAGCGCAGCTTGTTCATTTGGATCACAAACTGGAACGCTATTATCGCGGAGAAAATTTTTAA